A stretch of the Streptomyces sp. NBC_00078 genome encodes the following:
- a CDS encoding EF-hand domain-containing protein produces MADIEEARKDFQRIDTDGDGFITAAEFKSALAQGGDWNVTESVAEAIIKSRDLNGDKVLSFDEFWAYLNK; encoded by the coding sequence GTGGCGGACATCGAAGAGGCGCGCAAGGATTTCCAGCGGATCGACACTGACGGTGACGGATTCATCACCGCCGCCGAGTTCAAGAGCGCCCTCGCCCAGGGGGGCGACTGGAACGTCACCGAGTCGGTCGCCGAGGCGATCATCAAGTCGCGTGACCTGAACGGCGACAAGGTGCTGTCGTTCGACGAGTTCTGGGCGTACCTGAACAAGTAG